One part of the Salvelinus fontinalis isolate EN_2023a chromosome 4, ASM2944872v1, whole genome shotgun sequence genome encodes these proteins:
- the LOC129853827 gene encoding leucine zipper putative tumor suppressor 2-like isoform X2 has protein sequence MGSVGSGVAGEQEFAMKSVGTRTTLPRAPPLSRRCPADRSCSAERLPPPPATASEGTASSEERGSISIGTATGKDRPPDSDTDRTATTASNCDRGDTGVGYGNGAGRRERESGGRERESREDRESREWERERAEREREREWEREREKERTERDRDRVERERDRERERVERTRERVEREREREPRGGVVSLDVCSNLVGLGGNDIGTGMTPHQQRDTGGTNTDNHNNPPNHNPPKILPVSGKLEQNNSGLVRPSAFKPVVPKSFHSMQNLIGQTTSGEGRGAGGRREGGAGGGEPGAVPEALILDQDSPGRGSCRAEGAGGGQGAGEVQGGMSDSGRNSLTSLPTYTGSGSGYVPPAALGTLSASTSHINRLGTTAGAAAAQDKLEKPGYQNGLSASDSGHSSSGKSSSSYQRLSHLGDTPAPLRPSPSSDDVIQDLEDRLWEKEQEVQHMHRNLDQSEAAIVQVFEEKQRVWERQMEELRQNYASRLQQVTRRAQRSQNALQAQITRLSQDKRRLQEEMPALLAQREELERKCLDFRKEQADILPRLEETKWEVCQKAGEISLLKQQLRESQVEVTQRAGEMVALRGQLKEANAQLRDREEVMLGLKDSYTNKSLELERCQGELRRTLTEVSILREKLGVFEAEVLGLKRTLGELGGAVDPTITQTLAAGGLLPPWGALYCLRTPTEPSSTPLTHTSDALLSFQSDEAKAQRQETQRQERQQREEAQWCDMQPRQEAHLRQEAHLHQESQLRKEAQLRQEAYLRQEAQQQQQRQEAQWEESGNLREQLEQLQGALRLERQQRELQAHSFDQERHTWIDEKERVLKYQAQLQVSYVETLQKNQALEQQVGQLGTKLTPSPSSSSSPPPPPALSTLPPLPSVSLPAPIALSLSPPHCEDQKGPPSLLQLPPHWAGPSRLERIESTEI, from the exons ATGGGCAGTGTGGGTAGTGGAGTGGCAGGGGAACAGGAGTTTGCCATGAAGTCCGTGGGCACTAGGACCACCCTGCCTCGCGCTCCGCCCCTGTCTCGCCGTTGCCCCGCCGACCGTAGCTGCAGCGCCGAACGACTCCCCCCACCCCCAGCGACAGCCTCCGAGGGAACTGCGTCTAGTGAAGAACGAGGAAGTATTAGTATTGGGACCGCAACTGGGAAAGACCGGCCCCCGGACTCTGACACGGACCGTACCGCTACAACTGCATCCAACTGTGACCGGGGGGATACAGGGGTGGGATACGGAAACGGAGCAGGAAGGAGGGAGcgggagagtggagggagggaaagggagagtagagaggatagggagagtagagagtgggagagggagagggcagagagggagagagaaagggagtgggagagggaaagagaaaaggagaggacagagagggatagagacagggtagagagggagagggatagagagcgggagagggtagagaggacgagagagagggttgagagagagagggaaagagagccaCGAGGAGGGGTTGTGAGTCTGGATGTATGCAGTAACTTGGTGGGACTGGGGGGGAATGATATTGGTACTGGGATGACCCCCCACCAACAAAGAGACACTGGAGGGACCAATACAGACAATCACAACAACCCTCCAAACCACAACCCACCCAAAATCCTGCCTGTCTCTGGCAAACTAGAGCAG AACAACTCCGGGCTGGTTCGTCCTTCTGCCTTcaaaccagtggttcccaaaagcTTTCACTCCATGCAGAACCTCATAGGCCAAACCACTAGTGGTGAGGGTAGGGGTGCGGGGGGGCGTAGAgaaggaggagcagggggaggagAACCAGGGGCAGTTCCAGAGGCCCTCATTCTAGACCAGGACAGCCCAGGAAGAGGCAGCTGCCGGGCAGAGGGAGCAGGAGGGGGTCAGGGAGCAGGAGAGGTCCAGGGGGGGATGTCAGATTCGGGTAGAAACTCCTTGACCAGCCTGCCCACCTACACAGGCTCTGGGTCGGGCTATGTGCCCCCAGCGGCCCTGGGTACTCTCAGTGCTTCTACCAGCCATATCAACAGACTGGGGACCACCGCTGGAGCTGCAGCTGCTCAGGACAAGCTGGAGAAACCAGGCTACCAG AATGGGCTGAGTGCCTCGGACAGTGGCCACTCCTCTTCAGGAAAGAGCTCCTCATCCTATCAGAGGCTGAGCCACCTGGGGGACACCCCAGCACCCCTTCGCCCCTCGCCTTCCTCTGATGACGTCATCCAAGACCTGGAGGACCGGCTCTGGGAGAAGGAGCAAGAG gtGCAGCACATGCATCGTAACTTGGACCAGAGCGAGGCAGCCATCGTCCAGGTTTTTGAGGAGAAGCAGCGCGtgtgggagagacagatggaagagCTGCGACAGAACTATGCCTCCCGCCTGCAGCAG GTGACGCGCCGCGCCCAGCGCTCCCAGAATGCCCTGCAGGCCCAGATCACCCGTCTGTCGCAGGACAAGCGGCGCCTGCAGGAGGAGATGCCTGCCTTGCTGGCCCAGAGAGAAGAGCTGGAGAGGAAGTGTCTGGACTTCAGGAAGGAACAGGCCGACATACTGCCACGCCTGGAGGAGACCAAGTGGGAG GTATGTCAGAAAGCAGGGGAGATCTCCCTGCTGAAGCAGCAGCTGAGGGAGAGCCAGGTGGAGGTGACCCAGCGGGCGGGAGAGATGGTGGCCCTCAGGGGTCAGCTGAAAGAGGCCAACGCTCAGCTGAGAGACCGGGAGGAGGTCATGCTGGGCCTCAAGGACTCCTACACCAACAAGAGCCTGGAGCTGGAGCGCTGCCAGGGAGAGCTGAGGAGGACGCTGACTGAG GTGTCTATCCTGAGGGAGAAGCTGGGTGTGTTTGAGGCTGAGGTTCTGGGTCTTAAACGAACTCTGGGGGAGCTGGGCGGAGCGGTTGATCCTACAATAACACAAACCCTAGCAGCAGGAGGGCTACTCCCCCCCTGGGGGGCTCTCTACTGCCTCCGCACCCCCACTGAGCCCTCATCCACCCCCCTTACCCACACCTCAGATGCCCTGCTCAGCTTTCAGAGTGATGAGGCAAAAGCCCAGAGgcaagagacacagagacaggagaggcagCAGCGTGAAGAGGCCCAGTGGTGTGACATGCAGCCACGCCAGGAGGCCCATCTCCGTCAAGAGGCTCATCTCCACCAGGAATCCCAACTGCGTAAGGAAGCTCAACTTCGCCAGGAAGCCTACTTGCGTCAGGaggcccagcagcagcagcagcgccaGGAGGCCCAGTGGGAGGAATCAGGGAACCTGCGTGAGCAGCTGGAACAGCTCCAGGGGGCCTTACGTCTAGAACGTCAGCAGAGAGAGCTCCAAGCCCACAGTTTTGACCAGGAGCGACACACCTGGATTGACGAGAAGGAGCGTGTGCTGAAATACCAGGCGCAGCTCCAGGTCAGCTATGTGGAGACTCTACAGAAAAACCAGGCTCTAGAGCAACAGGTGGGACAGCTGGGGACCAAACTTACCCCCTCCCCCTCATCTTCCAGCTCCCCTCCCCCACCACCAGCCCTGTCAACcctccctcccctgccctccgtctctctccctgcccccatTGCACTCAGCCTCTCACCCCCGCACTGTGAGGACCAGAAAggccccccttccctcctccagCTGCCCCCACACTGGGCAGGGCCCTCACGCCTGGAGAGGATAGAGTCCACTGAGATTTAG
- the LOC129853827 gene encoding leucine zipper putative tumor suppressor 2-like isoform X1, producing MGSVGSGVAGEQEFAMKSVGTRTTLPRAPPLSRRCPADRSCSAERLPPPPATASEGTASSEERGSISIGTATGKDRPPDSDTDRTATTASNCDRGDTGVGYGNGAGRRERESGGRERESREDRESREWERERAEREREREWEREREKERTERDRDRVERERDRERERVERTRERVEREREREPRGGVVSLDVCSNLVGLGGNDIGTGMTPHQQRDTGGTNTDNHNNPPNHNPPKILPVSGKLEQNNSGLVRPSAFKPVVPKSFHSMQNLIGQTTSGEGRGAGGRREGGAGGGEPGAVPEALILDQDSPGRGSCRAEGAGGGQGAGEVQGGMSDSGRNSLTSLPTYTGSGSGYVPPAALGTLSASTSHINRLGTTAGAAAAQDKLEKPGYQNGLSASDSGHSSSGKSSSSYQRLSHLGDTPAPLRPSPSSDDVIQDLEDRLWEKEQEVQHMHRNLDQSEAAIVQVFEEKQRVWERQMEELRQNYASRLQQVTTHSTAALTNKNPPNVVHLFLCVQVTRRAQRSQNALQAQITRLSQDKRRLQEEMPALLAQREELERKCLDFRKEQADILPRLEETKWEVCQKAGEISLLKQQLRESQVEVTQRAGEMVALRGQLKEANAQLRDREEVMLGLKDSYTNKSLELERCQGELRRTLTEVSILREKLGVFEAEVLGLKRTLGELGGAVDPTITQTLAAGGLLPPWGALYCLRTPTEPSSTPLTHTSDALLSFQSDEAKAQRQETQRQERQQREEAQWCDMQPRQEAHLRQEAHLHQESQLRKEAQLRQEAYLRQEAQQQQQRQEAQWEESGNLREQLEQLQGALRLERQQRELQAHSFDQERHTWIDEKERVLKYQAQLQVSYVETLQKNQALEQQVGQLGTKLTPSPSSSSSPPPPPALSTLPPLPSVSLPAPIALSLSPPHCEDQKGPPSLLQLPPHWAGPSRLERIESTEI from the exons ATGGGCAGTGTGGGTAGTGGAGTGGCAGGGGAACAGGAGTTTGCCATGAAGTCCGTGGGCACTAGGACCACCCTGCCTCGCGCTCCGCCCCTGTCTCGCCGTTGCCCCGCCGACCGTAGCTGCAGCGCCGAACGACTCCCCCCACCCCCAGCGACAGCCTCCGAGGGAACTGCGTCTAGTGAAGAACGAGGAAGTATTAGTATTGGGACCGCAACTGGGAAAGACCGGCCCCCGGACTCTGACACGGACCGTACCGCTACAACTGCATCCAACTGTGACCGGGGGGATACAGGGGTGGGATACGGAAACGGAGCAGGAAGGAGGGAGcgggagagtggagggagggaaagggagagtagagaggatagggagagtagagagtgggagagggagagggcagagagggagagagaaagggagtgggagagggaaagagaaaaggagaggacagagagggatagagacagggtagagagggagagggatagagagcgggagagggtagagaggacgagagagagggttgagagagagagggaaagagagccaCGAGGAGGGGTTGTGAGTCTGGATGTATGCAGTAACTTGGTGGGACTGGGGGGGAATGATATTGGTACTGGGATGACCCCCCACCAACAAAGAGACACTGGAGGGACCAATACAGACAATCACAACAACCCTCCAAACCACAACCCACCCAAAATCCTGCCTGTCTCTGGCAAACTAGAGCAG AACAACTCCGGGCTGGTTCGTCCTTCTGCCTTcaaaccagtggttcccaaaagcTTTCACTCCATGCAGAACCTCATAGGCCAAACCACTAGTGGTGAGGGTAGGGGTGCGGGGGGGCGTAGAgaaggaggagcagggggaggagAACCAGGGGCAGTTCCAGAGGCCCTCATTCTAGACCAGGACAGCCCAGGAAGAGGCAGCTGCCGGGCAGAGGGAGCAGGAGGGGGTCAGGGAGCAGGAGAGGTCCAGGGGGGGATGTCAGATTCGGGTAGAAACTCCTTGACCAGCCTGCCCACCTACACAGGCTCTGGGTCGGGCTATGTGCCCCCAGCGGCCCTGGGTACTCTCAGTGCTTCTACCAGCCATATCAACAGACTGGGGACCACCGCTGGAGCTGCAGCTGCTCAGGACAAGCTGGAGAAACCAGGCTACCAG AATGGGCTGAGTGCCTCGGACAGTGGCCACTCCTCTTCAGGAAAGAGCTCCTCATCCTATCAGAGGCTGAGCCACCTGGGGGACACCCCAGCACCCCTTCGCCCCTCGCCTTCCTCTGATGACGTCATCCAAGACCTGGAGGACCGGCTCTGGGAGAAGGAGCAAGAG gtGCAGCACATGCATCGTAACTTGGACCAGAGCGAGGCAGCCATCGTCCAGGTTTTTGAGGAGAAGCAGCGCGtgtgggagagacagatggaagagCTGCGACAGAACTATGCCTCCCGCCTGCAGCAGGTGACCACACATTCCACAGCGGCATTAACCAATAAGAATCCACCAAATGTTGTTCATCTCTTCCTCTGTGTACAGGTGACGCGCCGCGCCCAGCGCTCCCAGAATGCCCTGCAGGCCCAGATCACCCGTCTGTCGCAGGACAAGCGGCGCCTGCAGGAGGAGATGCCTGCCTTGCTGGCCCAGAGAGAAGAGCTGGAGAGGAAGTGTCTGGACTTCAGGAAGGAACAGGCCGACATACTGCCACGCCTGGAGGAGACCAAGTGGGAG GTATGTCAGAAAGCAGGGGAGATCTCCCTGCTGAAGCAGCAGCTGAGGGAGAGCCAGGTGGAGGTGACCCAGCGGGCGGGAGAGATGGTGGCCCTCAGGGGTCAGCTGAAAGAGGCCAACGCTCAGCTGAGAGACCGGGAGGAGGTCATGCTGGGCCTCAAGGACTCCTACACCAACAAGAGCCTGGAGCTGGAGCGCTGCCAGGGAGAGCTGAGGAGGACGCTGACTGAG GTGTCTATCCTGAGGGAGAAGCTGGGTGTGTTTGAGGCTGAGGTTCTGGGTCTTAAACGAACTCTGGGGGAGCTGGGCGGAGCGGTTGATCCTACAATAACACAAACCCTAGCAGCAGGAGGGCTACTCCCCCCCTGGGGGGCTCTCTACTGCCTCCGCACCCCCACTGAGCCCTCATCCACCCCCCTTACCCACACCTCAGATGCCCTGCTCAGCTTTCAGAGTGATGAGGCAAAAGCCCAGAGgcaagagacacagagacaggagaggcagCAGCGTGAAGAGGCCCAGTGGTGTGACATGCAGCCACGCCAGGAGGCCCATCTCCGTCAAGAGGCTCATCTCCACCAGGAATCCCAACTGCGTAAGGAAGCTCAACTTCGCCAGGAAGCCTACTTGCGTCAGGaggcccagcagcagcagcagcgccaGGAGGCCCAGTGGGAGGAATCAGGGAACCTGCGTGAGCAGCTGGAACAGCTCCAGGGGGCCTTACGTCTAGAACGTCAGCAGAGAGAGCTCCAAGCCCACAGTTTTGACCAGGAGCGACACACCTGGATTGACGAGAAGGAGCGTGTGCTGAAATACCAGGCGCAGCTCCAGGTCAGCTATGTGGAGACTCTACAGAAAAACCAGGCTCTAGAGCAACAGGTGGGACAGCTGGGGACCAAACTTACCCCCTCCCCCTCATCTTCCAGCTCCCCTCCCCCACCACCAGCCCTGTCAACcctccctcccctgccctccgtctctctccctgcccccatTGCACTCAGCCTCTCACCCCCGCACTGTGAGGACCAGAAAggccccccttccctcctccagCTGCCCCCACACTGGGCAGGGCCCTCACGCCTGGAGAGGATAGAGTCCACTGAGATTTAG